Below is a genomic region from Sorghum bicolor cultivar BTx623 chromosome 9, Sorghum_bicolor_NCBIv3, whole genome shotgun sequence.
CTGCGTGCTTTATTAGTCTAAGCTAACTAGAGTAGGTTCGATCGCCTGATGCCTTGCATACGCTCGATGAAATGCTTAACCAATGACTTTGTCTTGATTGGGCACTAATGTTTCTCCCTTCTATGATCATTATAACAACGGACTAGTGATACCTATGAAAAATATAACACATAAGCCTTGATCACAATTCGTAGCCCACGTGGCAAGCGCAAATTTATAATATTAGGTGTGCAGAATCATATCTAACTTGTTATAAACAAACTTTTAACATCTATACTTGTAAACTTCAAAATAACTACGAAGTATTTCAAACTAAATATGCGATGACTACTTCCATAACTTTTGATAACTTGGTATGTATGGAATGAGCACAAGTCTATATATGTATTTATAGCTTTATAGTAGCAATCTTCTACACTTTTCTATATGTTAGAATATCTCTCATATTTATCTATTCTCATATAGTTtttattatacaaaatatcAAGATCTAGAGTGTTCCATATAGAATATTGTTTGCCTAGATATTTCTCATGCAAAATATCTAGATATAGATTCTTATATTGTCTAAAGTAGGATAATTACTACAATATATTTGGACGTATAAGTTTTCTATTCAATAAAATATTAGGAAGACAAATGTGTTACacccctgatatttttctatacTATGATCATATTTTTTCCTCTTTTGCCCCGGTCTTCAATtcggcgtcgccgccgtcgcTCCCATCTCCACCACCACTAGTCCTCCTCCCTCCCCTCTTCGGCATATCGCCGGAGGCCAAAGGGAGTAGGGATCCATCGTTTTTAATAAGTTTTTCCTAGTAGATCGAATCTTTAGGGTTAGGGTCTCTCCGTGCCAAGATTTTTGGTTTTAGAGATTTattttctcctcctcctcctctccggcaatgatgagagagcaaggTGAAATCGTTTTTCCATGGTGGCTCTATTGAAGATGCGGGCAACAACTACGGTGTCGGCTTCCTCACCGGTTTGACGACATGGAGACTTTTATTTTCGGGCAGCGACATCAAGGTGGAGATGGTGTCgctgctatgaaataaatttctcCAATATTTTCTTCATTTTCTTTTGGTTAGATCTGGCCATGATGAAGGACTAGGGAGAATAAATTTCAGATCAATTTTTCTCATTCTTCGGTGGTAGAAAGAAGGAAGATACCAGAAAGAAAAGTTTCTCAACTCCGCCTACATGAATGTTGGTCGTCGTCGTTAGTTGGGCATATGTTCTCAGGCCTTTTGCCGAGTATTTGCCTATGCGGTcatccatactgcaaagcatcATACTGGTTTGGTTTTGAGATGTGGAGCTATTCATAGCATGGGTACAATTTAGATGCAAATCATTTTTTGGATATTTATGTAATCCAGAGTGCTTCTAACATATTCATGTATGCAACTATAATTCTTCTTTCGTCGAAAAAATATTGCTTTTCTACTCTAGAAGTTGTTTCTAACTCGAAAATGTATTTTACTACAAAAAGACGAGTAAACAAATGTTGTACCTGTAGAGAAAAAACTATTTGATCTATAAAGGACAACTACTCACGTAAGAATGGCAACATTTCTAATTTATTAACTATACAATATTATTATTTGTACAAAACTTTTTTCTGAATGCATAATTGTTTTTTATGGTTAAACTATTTATATTCCTATCCTGTCATGTTAAGTCTTGTTTTGTTCTTGCCTCATAACGATATATCTTTTCAGCTTGTATATCTTTGTTTTCGGTTGGAGCTTTTCTGTGGACTTAATgccactatggccttgtttagatgcgaaaatattttggatttcgctattgtagcactttcgtttgtttgtggcaaatattgtccaatcatggactaactagaatcaaaagattcatcttgcgatttacaattaaactgtgcaattagtttttattttcatctatatttaatgcttcatgtatgtgccgaaagattcgatgtgacaaagaatcttgaaaactttttggtttttgggtgaactaaacaatgcctatgtGCCTCTACTATCTTTGTCCCCTGAGGATAATAAGCACACACTTAGCTAGATTTATTTAACAAGGTTGATAAAGTGCGACAATTCTAATATGAGAAAGTATTTTGCAACCTAATCTTTAACCCTATTACAACATAAAAATCCATggtaaattatacaattaaaaGAGAGGGTTAGGAAGACTCAAATTGTTCACGAGATATTAAAGTGTCAATACTTTTTAGAGCATGAATGTTTTAATGAGTTCATACCATTTTTTATTGATGACAACAGTGTTCCTAATTCATGGGAGCTATTATTTCATGTTTAacggcacaaaaatatttaatATTCACTTGGGAAATTGTCACAAAGaaaaagttatttttattttagaaaaatattgttaTCACTTATTGGTTTGTGAAATTGGTATATGTTCATGTGAAAATGGCTTCTAGCTTCAATAGAAAAATATTCAAcctaataaaatataaaaagttCCATTTACTTATTTATAATATACTATATATTTACTAGCCACTCATAATGTCCAATGAAGAGAATAGATATGATTTTCTGTTTATTTAAAACAAATGTTTTACTAGCCACTAGTATCAATGAAGAGAATAGACATATGAAATCAACAAGAATAAAAAATTGAATgggagagaaaaataaaaaaaacacaaaTTTTCAAAGAAACTGAAAAACGGCCCACAAGAAGCCTCTGCGTTTTTTTCTTCGCCGTCTGCTTCCCCTTCCGCGATTCCGTCCGCTTCCCTCCTCCTTCCTCCCCCTGTTTCTCGTTCGCTCTCGCTCCCAGACGACTcttgggccgccgccgccgccaggtaCCGAGGCTTTCCTTGGtctcttcgccggcgacgagcacccacCAGGTAGTTCCaccccttcccttccctttcCTTATGCTGTGCGAAGCTGATCACAGAAACCCTAACCTAAAGCTATTTAGCTATTTGACAATCCTCCTAACTTCGaagtttttgcaaaaattattGGGTGTACATGTGTACAACCATGTCCCTTTTCTGGATCCGCCCCTGGCCTTGATGGTGTTCTTACGCATTCATATCTATTGGCATTTTCCTTTTACCCCCTAATTGGGGCGATGTCTATGATACTTCTTTCTAAGCGATTTctctttgtttgtttgtttgatgAAACAGTGATGCCCTGACTACTATTTTGAGGATTTAGAGTGCACTATGATATTCCGCTAGCGTTATGCTCTTCAACTCGCCAAAAGCAGCAAAACGAATCGGAGTTCAGTTCCTGTCAGTTGCAAGTGCAGAATGCACTGGTCGAGATGTCTCTCCAACCCATTTTGCATCCCTGTTAAAGGAATGCAGGTCTGTGAATACAGTCCGTCAAATTCACCAGAAGATAATTGCCTATGGCCTTCTTTCTTATCCAGCATCGTTGCTGTCAGTGTCACTCCCACCACTTCCATCACATTCGTATGTTTCGCCAAAATCTTTGGGCACCGGTGTTGTAGCCTCCTATCTTGCTTGTGGTGCCACCAGCGATGCTCTCTCAGTGTTGGAGCGCGTCGTGCCATCGCCGGCCGTGTGGTGGAATCTACTTGTAAGAGCACACATCGAGGAAGGCCGTCTTGACAGAGCAATTGGCGTATCTTGCCGCATGCTGCGTGCTGGAACTAAGCCAGACCATTTTACTCTGCCATATGCGCTGAAAGCATGTGGAGAGCTACCTTCATACCGTTCCGGTAGCGCATTCCATGGGCTCATATGTTGCAATGGATTTGAGTCAAATGTCTTTGTATGCAATGCATTGGTGGCGATGTATTCCCGCTCTGGTTCTTTGGAGGATGCCAGTCTGGTGTTTGATGAAATAACACGGAAGGGAATTGATGATGTTATCTCATGGAACTCAATTGTTGCTGCCCATGTTAAGGGTAGTAATCCGCGGACTGCATTAGACCTGTTTTCAGAGATGACAACAATTGTTCACGAAAAAGCTACAAATGAAAGGTCAGATATCATTAGCATCGTCAACATTCTTCCTGCATGTGCTTCTCTAAAGGCATTGCCTCAGACTAAAGAAATTCATAGCTATGCTATTCGGAATGGCACATTTGCAGATGCTTTTGTGTGCAATGCGCTGATTGATACCTATGCAAAGTGTGGGTCGATGAAGGATGCAGTAAATGTTTTCAATGTAATGGAATTCAAGGATGTCGTTTCTTGGAATGCAATGGTTACTGGATACACCCAAAGTGGGAAATTTGGGGCAGCCTTCGAGCTTTTCAAGAATATGCGCAAGGAAAATATCCCGCTAGACGTCATAACATGGAGTGCTGTAATTGCAGGGTATGCTCAGAGGGGATATGGCCAAGAGGCCCTTGACACATTCCAGCAAATGATTCTTTATGGTTCAGAGCCAAATTCTGTCACTATCATCTCTCTATTGTCTGCTTGTGCTTCCTTGGGAGCATTGTCTCAGGGTATGGAAACTCATGCATACTCTCTGAAGAAGTGTCTTCTATCCTTGGATAATGATTttggtggtgatggtgatggtgaggATCTAGTGGTACACAATGCATTAATAGATATGTACTCAAAGTGTAGAAGCTTCAAAGCTGCACGCACCATATTCAATTCCATACCTCGAAGGGAACGTAATGTGGTGACTTGGACCGTTATGATTGGTGGGTATGCACAATATGGAGACTCGAATGATGCTCTCAAGCTTTTCTcagagatgatttcaaaaccATATGCAGTTGCCCCAAATGCTTATACAATCTCCTGCATTTTGATGGCCTGTGCACATTTGTCATCTCTTCGTATGGGTAAGCAGATTCATGCTTATGTCACCCGCCACCATGAATACGAATCATCTGTGTACTTTGTGGCAAACTGCCTTATTGATATGTACTCAAAGTGTGGTGATGTTGATACTGCTAGAAATGTATTTGATAGCATGCCTAAAAGGAATGAAGTATCTTGGACTTCAATGATGTCAGGGTATGGAATGCATGGTCGTGGTAAGGAGGCTTTGGACATATTTGACAAGATGCAAAAGGCAGGCTTTGTTCCTGATGATATTTCCTTCCTGGTTCTTCTTTATGCTTGTAGCCATTCTGGCATGGTGGATCAAGGTCTGGATTACTTTGATATCATGCGTAGCGATTATGGTGTAATTGCCAGTGCACAGCATTATGCTTGTGTTATTGACTTGCTGGCTCGCTCTGGGCGATTAGATAAGGCATGGAAGACGATTCAGGAAATGCCAATGGAGCCTAGTGCAGCTATCTGGGTTGCATTACTTAGTGCCTGTAGAGTTCATTCGAATGTGGAACTTGCTGAATATGCTCTGAACAAACTGGTCAGTATGAAAGCAGAGAATGATGGATCCTACACACTTATCTCCAACATATATGCTACTGCAAGGCGGTGGAAAGATGTAGCAAGAATCAGACAACTGATGAAGAAATCAGGGATTAAGAAGAGGCCAGGATGCAGCTGGGTCCAAGGTAAGAAGGGCACTGCATCTTTCTTTGTTGGAGATCGATCACACCCTCTTTCTCCAGAGATATATTCTCTTTTGGAGAGACTAATTGGTCGCATCAAGGTTATGGGTTATGTCCCCGAGACAAACTTTGCACTGCACGATGTTGATGACGAGGAGAAAAATAATCTTCTCACTGAACACAGTGAGAAGCTTGCTCTCGCATATGGGCTCCTCACAACTTCCCCTGGTTGTCCCATACGGATCACAAAGAACCTTCGTGTTTGCGGTGATTGTCACAGTGCATTCATCTACATCTCCAAGATTGTGGACCATGAGATCATTGTACGAGATTCCAGTCGCTTCCATCATTTCAAGAATGGCTCTTGTTCCTGCGGTGGCTATTGGTGATATCTTGTCCTGTGAAAGCAGCAGGTGCAGAAGAAATACTAATGTTTCCCGAGAGAAAGAAATACTAATGTGGTCATGAATTTTCTCAGTAGGACTAATTTGTTCATGACTTTATTACAATGATTCACACAGAATTCTGGTTACCATTATTTTTTCTCACTTTGGTTTTAGTTCTTCTGTCACATCTCACATGCACCTgcaatggtgtttatgttgtttGCCTCTTTATTCATGACTTATGTATTATGTTGTTTGCACCTACACAGTATGCTGGTGTTTGTTCTCCTGAATAAGCCATGCTGTTTGAGATGCCATTATGGGTTGATTCTTCTCTGATTAAGTAGTGATACTTAATAACCTTGTATCAGATATTAGCAGTGCCTGTGTTATGATTTTCTAATGGTTTACGTTTCTACAGAAATTGAGCTGATTTTCCCTTCGGAAATTTGAAGACTGTATCATCTTTGTTCTCTTTCTACATTTTTTTAATGCAATGTTCTGTTTCTACATTTAATACAGCTAACACCAGAACAGACCTTTGATCGATGGGCATGGTGGaaatttgtatttttatttcatCAAAATTGTTTGTTTTGACCATTCCTTCTCAAAGAAAAGGGTACTTTTAGCGGTTCAATGTAATCACCTCACTATTGTCCTGTGTGAGACTTGGAGTTGATTTACTCCATTGGTAGGTTCACTCAAATCCTGAAATGCAATTTAATTAAGGTTTGCTTCTATCAATCGAAGATGTTAAAATCGATAATTTTTTACTAAAGCAGCAATTTGTATAATTGCTAAACTTCTCTGCAAGGATTGAAGCAGCTAGCCTTCCTAAGGTGATGTCCTTTGTTCCTTATTCTTCTCTGTGTTAATTTATTGTGTACTAGTATGTCTGAAGGTGTTTTTTTTCAGATTTGCTTGACATCAGTTGATTGAGGATTTGTTGAACTGCCAGTCAAATTTCTTAACCATTCAATTTATAATCAAAAGCCTGGAATGATGGGCCACCCTTGCGGCTTGTAACATTTTTGGGCCTGTCTACTGGGTTTATCTTTTGTATCAGGTGTATTGTGTATGCTATCAGGCTTGTTATTTTGTGAACCCATTTTGTTTAGGCTTGAGATTTCTCTCATCTCTCATACCTTTTCTTTTGTTATTCCACAGAAACAGAGGGTAGGGATCTCAGAGAGAGTAAGGGTGGGATGTGAAAACTGAGACAGGTAGTGGAGCTACTAGTGCATCTCTCCAGCAACTGCACCGTTTCCATGCAAATCACCGGTGAGTGATAAGAGAACCCCGCTTCTATTGGCTGCCTGTTGTTTCCCTCGATTTGTTTTCGCGTTGACTCATCAAGCTCTCCCTGCCTGCCCTACCAAAACAGCACCAGATTGCTGGGGGTTAGCTTGTTCTTTGTTTGAAATGTGTATGTTTAAGGAACTAGTAAACCATTTTTTGATTTTCCCAACAATATAAGCTTACCAATGGCTTTAAAATCAATATGAGAAGACATGGTATAACTCCACTGAAATGTGTGTTCTCCAATTGGTGCCTCAGCATTAATTTACATAGGAACCCAATAATTTTATCTCACTTGTCACTTTGAAGTATTAATTACTGTTTATACATATATTTGAATTCGTCTCGATTTGAGTTGCCGAGCAACCAGCAGAAGCTGCTCGCTCAATTTAGTGAACACACAACTGCACAGCTACTGTTACGGTGCTGGGCTTTGCTGCGGAGGTTGTAGGGAGGAGAGTGGAGAGGTTGAGGGCGTGAGCGTTGACGGCGGCGGAGAGCCGTCGCTGGCAGAGCAGGAAGACGTACAGGGAAACAGGGAAGGGGTGCTGGGCGCCCAAGGGTGTCTTAGACACAATCCCAGGCTGCCTGATTCATTAACTTGACTGGACTTTATAGTCCTATTACAATCTAGGTAACAAACGCTTAACAAACTCTGATTCCTTTATCAAACCTGGACTCTAACCCAAACTCTATCATATCTTTCCAAAATCTATCTAATCTTATCTATCTCAAACTCTAACAAACTATCCAAATTCTAGCCCTATGCGCCAGGGCTCAGCCCCCTTGCTGACGCCGGCGCTGGTAGGTGTTGCCCCCCCCTCGGGAAACAGCTCGTCCGCGAGCTGGAAGGAGGGGTAGGCTTCTCTGAAATCTGGAACGGGCTCCCAAGTAGCATCCGATGCCGGCAGACCTGACCATTCCACGAGAACGTGCCATACACCGCGACGAAGTTCAGAACGCAGCACCCTTTCTGGATGAAGTAAAGGCCTACCATGACGAAGAGGAGGCAGAACTGGTTGGGACGACGGCGGTATGCCCCGAAATGGTTTGAGTACCCCGACATGGAAGGCATCATGGATACGAGCGTCATCTGGAAGCTGCAAACGGTAGGCCACCTCACCAATGCGTTCAAGCACTTGAAAAGGGCCAGCGTACTTGGGTCCCAACTTGCTGCGTCCCCCAGGAACCAAGGACTGCGTATGACGGTGGAGCAGACGTAGCAGAACCCATTCCCCAACAGCAAACTCCAGGGCACGGTGATGAGCATCATAAAAGC
It encodes:
- the LOC8071194 gene encoding pentatricopeptide repeat-containing protein At5g16860 isoform X2, giving the protein MKDAFVCNALIDTYAKCGSMKDAVNVFNVMEFKDVVSWNAMVTGYTQSGKFGAAFELFKNMRKENIPLDVITWSAVIAGYAQRGYGQEALDTFQQMILYGSEPNSVTIISLLSACASLGALSQGMETHAYSLKKCLLSLDNDFGGDGDGEDLVVHNALIDMYSKCRSFKAARTIFNSIPRRERNVVTWTVMIGGYAQYGDSNDALKLFSEMISKPYAVAPNAYTISCILMACAHLSSLRMGKQIHAYVTRHHEYESSVYFVANCLIDMYSKCGDVDTARNVFDSMPKRNEVSWTSMMSGYGMHGRGKEALDIFDKMQKAGFVPDDISFLVLLYACSHSGMVDQGLDYFDIMRSDYGVIASAQHYACVIDLLARSGRLDKAWKTIQEMPMEPSAAIWVALLSACRVHSNVELAEYALNKLVSMKAENDGSYTLISNIYATARRWKDVARIRQLMKKSGIKKRPGCSWVQGKKGTASFFVGDRSHPLSPEIYSLLERLIGRIKVMGYVPETNFALHDVDDEEKNNLLTEHSEKLALAYGLLTTSPGCPIRITKNLRVCGDCHSAFIYISKIVDHEIIVRDSSRFHHFKNGSCSCGGYW
- the LOC8071194 gene encoding pentatricopeptide repeat-containing protein At5g16860 isoform X1, whose product is MLFNSPKAAKRIGVQFLSVASAECTGRDVSPTHFASLLKECRSVNTVRQIHQKIIAYGLLSYPASLLSVSLPPLPSHSYVSPKSLGTGVVASYLACGATSDALSVLERVVPSPAVWWNLLVRAHIEEGRLDRAIGVSCRMLRAGTKPDHFTLPYALKACGELPSYRSGSAFHGLICCNGFESNVFVCNALVAMYSRSGSLEDASLVFDEITRKGIDDVISWNSIVAAHVKGSNPRTALDLFSEMTTIVHEKATNERSDIISIVNILPACASLKALPQTKEIHSYAIRNGTFADAFVCNALIDTYAKCGSMKDAVNVFNVMEFKDVVSWNAMVTGYTQSGKFGAAFELFKNMRKENIPLDVITWSAVIAGYAQRGYGQEALDTFQQMILYGSEPNSVTIISLLSACASLGALSQGMETHAYSLKKCLLSLDNDFGGDGDGEDLVVHNALIDMYSKCRSFKAARTIFNSIPRRERNVVTWTVMIGGYAQYGDSNDALKLFSEMISKPYAVAPNAYTISCILMACAHLSSLRMGKQIHAYVTRHHEYESSVYFVANCLIDMYSKCGDVDTARNVFDSMPKRNEVSWTSMMSGYGMHGRGKEALDIFDKMQKAGFVPDDISFLVLLYACSHSGMVDQGLDYFDIMRSDYGVIASAQHYACVIDLLARSGRLDKAWKTIQEMPMEPSAAIWVALLSACRVHSNVELAEYALNKLVSMKAENDGSYTLISNIYATARRWKDVARIRQLMKKSGIKKRPGCSWVQGKKGTASFFVGDRSHPLSPEIYSLLERLIGRIKVMGYVPETNFALHDVDDEEKNNLLTEHSEKLALAYGLLTTSPGCPIRITKNLRVCGDCHSAFIYISKIVDHEIIVRDSSRFHHFKNGSCSCGGYW